The Primulina tabacum isolate GXHZ01 chromosome 1, ASM2559414v2, whole genome shotgun sequence genome contains the following window.
TGTGTCCAAACCTTTGGCCTCAACAGTTGTGATGGCAGATTTCATCACATCAATGTTTTTACGAGGAGCAACCCCTTTATCATAGAAGTCTAGCCGCTCTTCGACTTGTTCACGAAGTTTTTCTCCAAAAGCAGTGGTATTTTTCTCtgcatcataaaaatatcacacggttcatcaacagCCCGATGGCACGCACAAGACTGAGTTCAAATCAATCTATGTgtagtgaaataaaaataaactcgCCTAGGAAACAGTCGATGCGAGAAGCTATAGAGCACTTGTTTGCAAGATAACGAGCCATTCGGCCTTTGTTTCGAGCAGATGCACGGCCAATAAAGGAAGAATGGAAAATAAGACCATACTTTGGAGTGTTCCCACGAGTTTTCAACGCTCTGTATAAATTACCAAGTAAATCCAGGAaatgaaaaattgaaaaaaaaattcacctaattataataaacattaaAACTGTTTTAAGCACTGAATTAAAACAATGATCAACACACATGCCACCAATGTCAAACTACCTAAAGAGAGCCTTCTCCGCACCAAGAATTTGAAGAGTAGAAGAAGGGCATTTTGCCAAGTTTGTGAGACTACCAGCATGGGAAATTAAACGTGCACCCACAACTTCACCAATAAGAGCAGCCAAATTAGGTGCTATGTCATTCATTTTGGAAACCAGATAATCGTACAGCTTTTTCCTGTACTCAGCAAGGTCAATCACCCTTTGAGCAAATTGCTTGACATTAATCAAGTCTATTTCGGACAAATCCTGTCCTGAAAACATAAAGGACACAAATCAATAATAGATACAGCATGCGCTCACAGACCAAGTGTGATAGGAAACCGTACCCATGGATGCTTTGGCAGCCTCTATGATCTCCTTTGCTTTATCTTCATCCCCAACCATGTCTGTCAGGTCTGATAAGTTGCCCTCAGATAACTGTGATTTATCATCCACATATTTTGCGACTTTGGCATACAGAAAGTTGTCATTCACAATCTTTGCTAATTCAGGAAAATGCCAAGAGTACCATTCTCTGCATGAAAAAGAAGAAATACATCCCAAAATTAATCATACATCTGCATGTTACTGCGTGCAACAgcaaaaaaaaactaaaaaggATCACAGATAAACTCATAAGCATCCAAGTCATCACAGGCAAGGCCTAAAGTATATAATTAACATACTCCGAACACACCCAAACTAGCCAAATTTAAAACTGACCTTGCTCTCATGGAGAAGGAATTGATATCTTTATCAAGAGTGTCAAGGAGAAAGATAGCCTGAATAACCATATTGTCTACACGATTCACATTGAACTTCACCTTTGCTCTGCTGTAACTATGACCCAGTCCAAGTTGTGCCTTCTCCAGATCACCAGACTATTTACATATAAAATGATTAAAGATAATCaaatacatgatttttaaatacaCAGCAAggattcaaattaagaaaaaaatattgataatgACTAACCTTAAGGTTCTCAATAAATCTATCAAAATGTAACCGCACACCTCGAACAATCTCGAGAATAAACTCATTGCTTTGGCACGGAATCTTagttacttcataaatatttgatcCAAGCTTTGGCTCTGCCACTCCTAAGCTGAACTTTGGCTTCTTACCCTCCTTGACTTTTGGAAGGGTGAGCTCCAAAAAATTCCTCAGCTCATCAGTCATTTGTCCTTAACACACATAACGAGCAAACAAACAATATTAGTTCATGCTTCAGCAATtgcatattaaaataaaaacaagaaaTCTTCCTACTTCCAAgagaataaaacacaaaaaaaaaaaactcagtcATGCGTTGTGTCACATTTTCCTTTGCCGTATTGGAAAAAGAACACAATTCACTAAAAAGGCACAGGAGGCCAACATACAACAAGGTCTATTGCACAACACTCTATTCCCTCCTTCCTATTTCTAAAACCCTCTAAAATTGATGTTACCTGCTAGCGCCTTGAATTTCTTGGATGCGGATATGATTACATCTCGCATTAAccacataaaaaaaatacactATTTCTCACCAGCAATGACAACACTCCGAAAATTGAAAGCAACCAAAGCCTTTTTTACCTTCAGATATTGCGTTACATTGGTTCAAAGCATCAAGCGCAGActcataagggctaaaagcgGCCAGCTTTACAACCTTCCCGAACCGGTTCAGGTCTGATACAGAGGACCTAACAGCCTCCGTATTCAGCCCAATTTCATCAATCCCATGCGCCAAGAACAGCCCATATCCGGAAGCCGACTCGTACAAAACGTACAGAGCCATCACTCCCTCCCTCTCCCTCTCTATCCCCACAGGAATATCGTACGCGACGGATTGCTGGGGGCGGGAAGCTGTCTATTGaagttagggtttagggtttaggttttCCGGTGCATCTAAATAgcatatcaaaatatttattttatatcaacCCATTTCCTATTTATTATCattttatctattattattattattattattattttcaaagcacgattaaataataaattttaggccaataataaaatatcttaaaCATATTGGACTTGGAGTTGACGAAAGTAGACCTATCCACGGTGGGTTTGAACCGAACCTAAATCGGACCCGGCCTGTGGTCAACGAGCAGTTAACCAACTCAACGGATTTGACCCGAAATCGTAAAGTTTGTTCAAACTTCGGATAAAAAccaaaaaaatcgaaaatccaaacaaaa
Protein-coding sequences here:
- the LOC142551541 gene encoding nucleolar protein 56-like; translation: MALYVLYESASGYGLFLAHGIDEIGLNTEAVRSSVSDLNRFGKVVKLAAFSPYESALDALNQCNAISEGQMTDELRNFLELTLPKVKEGKKPKFSLGVAEPKLGSNIYEVTKIPCQSNEFILEIVRGVRLHFDRFIENLKSGDLEKAQLGLGHSYSRAKVKFNVNRVDNMVIQAIFLLDTLDKDINSFSMRAREWYSWHFPELAKIVNDNFLYAKVAKYVDDKSQLSEGNLSDLTDMVGDEDKAKEIIEAAKASMGQDLSEIDLINVKQFAQRVIDLAEYRKKLYDYLVSKMNDIAPNLAALIGEVVGARLISHAGSLTNLAKCPSSTLQILGAEKALFRALKTRGNTPKYGLIFHSSFIGRASARNKGRMARYLANKCSIASRIDCFLEKNTTAFGEKLREQVEERLDFYDKGVAPRKNIDVMKSAITTVEAKEDEPATFINGDAKDEPKSEKKKKKEKRKMEQEEREEKNDANGEDGTAKKKKKKSKDALAVDDVAADEGKKKKKKKSRNDTSG